Below is a window of Panthera leo isolate Ple1 chromosome B4, P.leo_Ple1_pat1.1, whole genome shotgun sequence DNA.
ttgattatggtgatgattacacaactctgaatatattaaaCACCAGTGAtttgtatactttatttatttattttgtacacattattttttattttttaaagcattttttttagttttttaagtttatttatttgttttagagagagaacaagcaggggagtggcagagagaggggagagagagaatcccaaacgggctctgcactatcagcacagagcccctctctGGGGCTCCATCCCTctaaccgtgagattatgacctgagctgagatcaagaggcagatgttTAACTGGCCGAGGCACCCAGGCACGCCaatcataaaatctttaaaaaaaaaaaaaaaaaaaaaaagcttcctgaCCCATTGCCACAAAGTGATTTATAGAATAATGATTTGGAGAGGTTCTTAACTGGAAGTGGCATCTAGAACATGGTAACATCAACTATAAATAGACTTGTAAAACTAATAGAATGCATCATTAAGGAATATCCTGTATTTTTTGACACCCAGCCTATGTATCCACTAtaaacaggttttatttttttattttttcctttattattattattattttttttttttttaactaggctccacacccaatgtggaacttgaactcatgataggaactcctgaccctgagattaagaatcGTATtgttctaccgactgaaccagctaGGTGACCCTATAAACAGGCTTTTAAGTTCAAACCAGAGaaattccttcattctttttaaacatttcccatttcctttgtTCTATCTACTCATTCTAGAAAATTCAGACAACTTAGAAAGTTGTAGTGGAAGTAAATTTACTTGAAATCCtgtcattattaaaaatactgttaaCATTTGATAAAGATCCTTATAGACATCTATTTAGTATAAACATATACTAAAtagtaaatgctaaatatttactcttttatgTGAGTGGATTTACACTATATATATTGTGGAAAACGAGACTTGGCATTGTATTTGGTTATGAGTCTGTTAGAGGCATTTCTTTTACTTACTTATAATTTGCAAGCCTTCCAAGAGAAAACTAGATCCAAGATCTATAATTGGATCTAACTAGAgaatttatacaatatatataggtaattgataaaattaatataaagctAGTAAGATAATCTTAATAGCTTATTTGATTAATGCACACACAATTTGTGAACTAGTAAAAATCCAATAATAGGCATATCTATGATTCTCTTTAATTTTGGAAATCATAAAGATTTTGCAGTTAGCCTTAAGTCTTGGAGTTAAGGGGCCACGTTCCAGAATGGTAAAGACAGACTCTGTAACATAAAAGtttgacaaaaaataataataataataatccatatCTCTTTACATGATCTGTCAAGAAAAcataacagagagaaaatatgaaatgtatcATGGAgaacagaaataaccaaatttaatCTTACTTGTCTTTCACCTTAGCCTGATTAGCCAGATAAAAAGGATCTGTATTTACCTTCCTGATATGCTTATCTTTTAGGtttcttataaatacagagaaaaacaatttatagCCTAATGTCTAGATAAACAAAgtgccttcatggagtttaccCAAGCCTTAGAAGGATCAGAAGGCCTGCCCTAGAAGCAAACACCTGCAGCACTTTCTTTGTCCCATAGTGCCACTATTCCCTGTGTTGTATAAAATGGTCAGCAAGGacttttattcattccatattttattatttatatatttttttattaaaaaaatttttaatgtttatttttgagagacagagacacagagcacgaacaggggaagggcagagagagagggagacacagaatctgaagcaggctccaagctgtcagcacagagccagcctgggggttcaaactcacaaactgcgagatcatgacctgagttgaagttggacgcttaaccaactgagccacccaggtgccccttattcattccatattttaaaaatcctctagTATGGTGCCGTATGTGGTATATGTTCTGTGTTAAGTGCACACTTAGATAACATGTACACATGCGTACACATACAGAGActtttttgtgattttgattgaaattgaatctataggtcattttgagaagaactgacatttttatgAGATAACTCTTCCAATCCACAGACTAggtatataattccatttatttaggtatgatttagtgtttttctttttttttaataaaaaaattgtatttacttaGAAGCATTCAGAATGTCAACAAAACagctgcaactttttttttttttttgcaattacaGAGTGGTATTCAGTTAACAGAACAACAATTATTTCGTATAAGCTGCATCAGAGACAACTGAAGATGAAAAAACTACCATCCCCATATATAACTAATTTGTGCTGTGCACCAACAAGAACCTGCCTTAAATTTCCATGCCAATTTACAACCCCCATACTGTACCAGGCAAGGTTAGTGGCTGTTGGAAATACCACCGGGACAGGGCTATCTAAAGACACATTTGGTAGTGTGTTAACTATACAAAAAAAGACACtgcaaagtttaaaaacaaatcttacaCAGccttacatttcaatttttttctttaaaaggagtgAGTTGTGTACAGGGGGGTTAAATGctttatagacaaaaaaaaaaaaaaaaactgcactaGAACCAActtattcatcatcatcatcttcttcttcttcatctttttcatcttcctcctcttcctcatcctcttcatcttcctcatcctcctcctcttccttctttttcttgcgTTTTTCAGCCTTGATGACTCCCTTTTTTGCTGCGTCAGGCTTTCCCTTAGCTCGGTATGCAGCAAtatccttttcatatttttccttcagcTTCGCAGCCTTCTTCTCATAAGGCTGCTTGTCATCTGCAGCGGTGTTATTCCACATCTCTCCCAGTTTCTTTGCAACATCACCAATGGATAGGCCAGGATGTTCTCCTTTGATTTTTGGGCGATActcagaacaaaacaagaaaaaggctGAAGGAGGTCTCTTGGGTGCATTGGGATCCTTgaacttcttttttgtttcccctttaGGGGggatataagttttcatttctctttcataacGGGCCTTGTCCGCCTTTGCCATGTCTTcaaactttcctttctctttagcaGACATGGTCTTCCACCTCTCTGAGCACTTCTTAGAAAACTCTGAGAAGTTGACTGAAGCATCTGGGTGCTTCTTCTTGTGCTCCTCTCAGCAAGTTTGCACAGAGAATGCATATGATGACATTTTGCCTCTCGGCTTCTTAGGATCTCCTTTGCccatgtttaattattttctttgccaaGAAAGTTTTTCTGATCCTTCTTGAATTGTACTCTCCAAGTGCCCTGTCCTCCTCTTGAAGGTTCTGATTTAGTGTTTTTCAATaaagtttcattaaaatatgtcTTGAACAATTTGGGTAATTTTATTCATaggcattttatatgttttttgatACTATTATGAATGATATcctatttaagttaaaatttccaattatttttggtatataaaaatgcagctgatttttgtataattttgtatCCAGCAatctatattacattttaaagtatCACCTTTTCTCCATCTGTCCTCTTTTCCTGCTATTACTTGCATACTAGGTCTCCTGGATCTAAGTCTTATattttccattatgatttctGTTTGTATTTCAGCTCTTTGCTTTGAAATAGCTCTTCTGCTCAACTTTCCAGTCACTAGTTCAGATCTTGCCAGTAAATATTCTCTCCTTCAATtcatctgcatttttttccctgagagaTCATAGTTTTCATTccagaatttctttgtttttatctgcTCTCATAATCTTTACATGTAAGCTCTTATTCATCAGAATTTGTCTTCATATTTATTGCTCGAAATCTCTTTTTGCATATCTGTGCTTCCATTTGGGATCCTTTTCCTTTTGGTAGAACTCCCTTTGGAGTTCCTTTACTGAAGATCTGCTGCTGgcaagttttctgtttttgtttgaaaatatattaatttggCTTCATTTCTGAAGAACTTTTTCATACTGAGTATAAAATTCTAGTTTGGCAGTTATTATCTTACAACACTTTGTACATATCATTCCATTATCTTTTGGCTTCCATCAATTTGTTGAGAAGCCACCTATTAGCTTTATTGTTCTTTTGAAGGTATGTCCCTctaccaaccccctcccccatgacttcttttaagattttatctttatctttggtttttagcaacttcactatgatatgcctgAAGTatgcttttctttgtatttgttctGCTTGAGTTCAGAGAA
It encodes the following:
- the LOC122225644 gene encoding LOW QUALITY PROTEIN: high mobility group protein B1-like (The sequence of the model RefSeq protein was modified relative to this genomic sequence to represent the inferred CDS: substituted 1 base at 1 genomic stop codon), which encodes MGKGDPKKPRGKMSSYAFSVQTCXEEHKKKHPDASVNFSEFSKKCSERWKTMSAKEKGKFEDMAKADKARYEREMKTYIPPKGETKKKFKDPNAPKRPPSAFFLFCSEYRPKIKGEHPGLSIGDVAKKLGEMWNNTAADDKQPYEKKAAKLKEKYEKDIAAYRAKGKPDAAKKGVIKAEKRKKKKEEEEDEEDEEDEEEEEDEKDEEEEDDDDE